Proteins encoded together in one Coffea arabica cultivar ET-39 chromosome 2c, Coffea Arabica ET-39 HiFi, whole genome shotgun sequence window:
- the LOC113723833 gene encoding transcriptional activator DEMETER-like, translating to MDSLDYEALQNADVQTISETIKERGMNNMLTERIKDFLNRLVTEHGSIDLEWLRDVPADQAKDYLLSIRGLGLKSVECVRLLTLHQIAFLVDTNVGRIAVRLGWVPLQPLPESLQLHLLELYPVLESIQKYLWPRLCKLDQRTLYELHYQMITFGKVFCTKTKPNCNACPLRPECRHFASAFASARLALPAPEERSIDSSTTSVANGNASIVVKPMLLPPTETSEGLESQYIRTSCEPIIEEPTTPEPSSEVSESDIEDVFYEDPDEIPTIKHSFEELKMNVESVLQVQNMELQPGDVSRALVALDPSAASIPAPKLKSVSRPRTEHQVHELPDTHSLLEGMDRRERDDPSPYLLAIWSPGETANSTQPPASKCSLQGSGRLRNEKSCFMCHSTKEAKSETVRGTLLIPCRTAMRGSFPLNGTYFQVNEMFADHESNMNPIDVPRDWLWQLPRRTVYFGTSVTSIFRGLSTPVIQQCFWKGFVCVRGFDLKSRAPRPLQHRLHETASKITKNKDKGK from the exons ATGGACTCGCTGGACTATGAAGCTCTACAAAATGCTGATGTTCAGACAATTTCTGAGACTATCAAGGAAAGAGGAATGAACAACATGCTAACTGAGAGAATCAAG GATTTCCTCAATAGACTGGTCACAGAACATGGCAGCATTGACCTGGAATGGTTGAGGGATGTTCCAGCAGACCAAGCAAA GGATTATTTATTGAGTATACGAGGTCTGGGACTGAAGAGTGTGGAGTGTGTGCGATTACTAACACTCCATCAAATTGCTTTCCTG GTTGATACAAATGTTGGACGAATTGCTGTGCGTCTAGGATGGGTCCCTCTTCAACCACTTCCTGAGTCATTGCAGCTGCATCTTCTCGAACT ATACCCCGTACTAGAGTCAATCCAGAAATATCTTTGGCCCAGACTTTGTAAGCTGGATCAGAGAACTTT ATATGAATTACACTATCAGATGATTACATTTGGAAAG GTTTTCTGCACAAAGACCAAGCCAAACTGCAATGCATGTCCATTACGACCAGAATGTAGGCACTTCGCAAGCGCCTTTGCAAG CGCAAGGCTAGCCCTCCCAGCGCCAGAAGAAAGAAGCATAGACAGTTCAACTACTTCTGTTGCCAATGGAAATGCATCTATAGTTGTGAAGCCCATGCTGTTGCCTCCTACTGAAACTAGTGAGGGTTTGGAATCACAGTACATTAGGACCAGCTGTGAACCAATTATTGAAGAACCAACCACACCAGAACCATCCTCTGAAGTGTCAGAAAGTGACATCGAAGACGTGTTCTATGAAGACCCTGATGAAATCCCTACAATCAAACACAGCTTTGAAGAATTAAAAATGAACGTGGAGAGTGTCTTGCAAGTGCAGAATATGGAACTTCAACCAGGTGACGTGTCCAGAGCTTTAGTTGCTTTGGATCCATCAGCAGCTTCAATTCCTGCACCAAAATTAAAGAGTGTGAGTCGACCACGAACGGAGCACCAAGT GCATGAACTTCCAGATACACATTCACTACTAGAAGGG ATGGATAGACGAGAACGTGATGATCCAAGTCCATACCTTTTGGCAATATGGAGTCCAG GTGAAACTGCAAATTCAACTCAACCTCCTGCAAGTAAATGCAGCCTCCAAGGATCAGGCAGACTTCGCAATGAGAAGAGTTGTTTTATGTGCCATAGTACAAAGGAGGCAAAATCAGAGACAGTCAGAGGCACACTTCTG ATACCATGCAGGACAGCAATGAGGGGTAGCTTCCCACTAAATGGAACATACTTCCAAGTTAATGAG ATGTTTGCTGATCATGAATCCAATATGAATCCAATTGATGTTCCAAGAGACTGGCTATGGCAACTTCCAAGGCGCACTGTGTACTTTGGGACATCTGTCACGAGCATATTTAGAG GCTTGTCAACTCCTGTAATTCAGCAATGCTTCTGGAAAG GATTTGTTTGTGTCAGGGGATTTGACCTGAAATCTAGAGCACCTCGACCTCTCCAGCACAGATTACATGAAACTGCAAGTAAAATCACCAAGAATAAGGACAAAGGCAAATAA
- the LOC113725701 gene encoding receptor-like protein kinase FERONIA → MHLKLVLVASLFTSFVFLLCHHHFIAFMRSANPPAAAVHYISDAAINCGFNGNSTALDGREWIGDAPLKFLSGKSRISTAAEKPFPIDPVPYKTSRVSATEFGYSFEVSPGQKFIRLHLYPASYRGFENSIDSFTVKAGPFTLLRDFSASITAETSGVKYLIKEFCLNVEENTKLNITFSPSLNLNSKSKSTHAFVNGIEIISMPAGLYYTSDRDSGAPIVGQKNRFFSIDNSTALEVIQRLNIGGSSVSSAEDFGMFRKWNEDTKYLVESGAHRVHHPALRIKYTTNMPAFVAPAKLYQTSWKAAGNLKGDQIYNFTWKMPVELGFGYLIRLHFCELDDEMAQSELREFSLLINNQIAETKADVIRWSGSHGVPVYRDYMVKMKGDQGGSSCDLLIALQSANELVFGLLNGLEIFKLSNLDNSLAISNPATPMTVCTPSGVKIRNMFLAFGHSNVVTTGMTLLVILVNVLVYHLTRIWEAKFCLKNDTVAATTEPACRCFSLAEIVLATQNFSDAFVIGRGGFGKVYKAYIPAIQEIVALKRLHWSSRQGAHEFWTEIETLSKLRHIHLVSLIGYCNESQEMILVYEYIPRGTLADNLYKMSRKGNDIAPLSWEQRLRICIGAARGLEYLHNGTEYGVIHRDVKDSNILLDENFVAKISDFGLSKLERLTQSKSYVSTKVKGTPGFCDPDYIATHRLTRKSDVYAFGVVLLVVLAGRPAVDNGTPEEQHNLVSYFRECIAEENVDRIVDPSLQGKFSLNSLKEFVKSIENCLHHQPKKRPTMAQVVASLEQALQQQESTMISASSARVVGQPFREGTLESLQVLEESAKSPQTEGITSTSAELLGSPTRGQGYPPARKLLWGWPWKAVLNRSKPMNREGKKQKGKMSSSLAEVLPLYSYKALANATDHFHSGNMIGEGGYCQVYKGILSNGQEIAVKRIFSLTIFGVFKNEVAVASKLQHPNIVRLLGCCAEREEEKMLVYEYMPKKSLEAHLFDSKELDWSRRAIIVQGIGRALLYLHRGDSRQRIIHRDLKASHVLLDNGLNPKISNFSLAKILGGDQDEHETDRIGGTYGYMAPECFIQRKVSEKTDIYSYGVLLLEIVSGKKNWQLVGEDRHDLIVYAWKLWNENKPMNLVDPPLLVPPTETEILRYVHVGLLCVQDSPEDRPNVSTVLSMLNDEIAELPRPKVPSHITARGLSRSSSLQSTIIIPSSDNDFSLINIEGT, encoded by the exons ATGCATCTTAAACTAGTTTTGGTTGCTAGTTTGTTTACGTCGTTCGTCTTCTTGCTCTGTCATCACCATTTTATAGCTTTCATGAGGAGTGCTAATCCTCCAGCTGCTGCTGTACATTACATAAGTGATGCTGCTATTAACTGTGGCTTTAATGGCAACTCAACCGCACTTGATGGCCGTGAATGGATTGGAGATGCCCCCTTAAAGTTCCTGTCTGGCAAATCAAGAATCTCAACTGCAGCTGAAAAGCCATTCCCAATTGACCCTGTTCCGTACAAGACTTCAAGAGTCTCTGCAACTGAATTCGGCTATTCATTTGAAGTCAGTCCAGGTCAGAAATTCATTCGCCTACATCTTTACCCTGCCTCATATCGCGGTTTTGAAAATTCTATAGATTCTTTCACTGTCAAAGCTGGCCCTTTTACCCTCCTCAGGGATTTCAGTGCCTCAATTACTGCTGAAACTTCAGGTGTCAAGTACCTTATTAAGGAGTTCTGTCTGAATGTagaagaaaatacaaaattgAACATAACTTTTTCTCCTTCTCTGAATCTGAATAGCAAGTCAAAAAGTACACATGCTTTTGTAAATGGCATTGAGATCATTTCAATGCCAGCTGGACTTTATTACACCTCTGATCGTGACTCAGGAGCCCCTATAGTTGGTCAGAAAAATCGATTCTTTAGTATTGACAATAGCACTGCGCTTGAAGTCATACAGAGGTTGAACATTGGAGGGAGCTCTGTGTCATCGGCAGAAGATTTTGGAATGTTTCGAAAATGGAATGAGGACACTAAATACCTGGTAGAATCCGGTGCTCATCGAGTCCATCATCCAGCACTTAGGATTAAATATACTACAAACATGCCAGCATTTGTTGCCCCAGCAAAACTTTACCAGACCTCTTGGAAAGCAGCAGGAAACTTGAAAGGAGACCAGATATATAACTTTACATGGAAAATGCCCGTAGAATTGGGCTTTGGATACTTGATAAGGCTTCACTTCTGTGAGCTTGATGATGAAATGGCACAGAGTGAGTTAAGGGAATTCAGTCTCCTTATAAATAATCAGATAGCAGAGACAAAGGCTGATGTGATTAGATGGAGTGGCAGCCATGGGGTTCCAGTATACAGGGATTACATGGTCAAAATGAAAGGTGACCAAGGTGGTAGCAGTTGTGATCTCTTGATTGCCCTGCAATCAGCTAATGAATTAGTTTTTGGACTCCTTAATGGACTAGAGATCTTCAAGTTGAGCAACCTCGACAACAGTCTAGCAATTTCAAATCCTGCAACTCCAATGACAGTTTGTACCCCTTCAGGCGTGAAGATTAGAAACATGTTTTTAGCTTTTGGCCATAGCAATGTTGTCACGACTGGTATGACACTCCTCGTTATTTTAGTCAATGTCCTAGTGTACCACTTGACAAGaatttgggaagcaaaattTTGCCTGAAAAATGACACAGTGGCAGCCACAACTGAGCCGGCTTGTCGTTGCTTCTCACTCGCTGAGATAGTTTTGGCAACACAAAACTTTAGCGATGCATTTGTTATTGGAAGGGGGGGATTTGGCAAAGTGTATAAAGCTTACATCCCTGCCATTCAAGAAATTGTTGCCTTGAAAAGATTGCATTGGAGCTCCCGACAAGGAGCTCATGAGTTTTGGACTGAAATTGAAACACTTTCCAAGCTCCGGCACATTCATCTTGTCTCTTTGATCGGCTATTGCAATGAGAGCCAGGAGATGATCCTAGTTTATGAGTATATCCCTCGTGGCACACTTGCTGATAATCTCTACAAAATGAGCAGAAAGGGAAATGATATTGCTCCTCTTAGTTGGGAGCAAAGGCTTAGAATCTGCATTGGTGCTGCTCGTGGACTGGAATACCTCCACAATGGCACTGAATATGGAGTCATACACCGTGATGTGAAGGATTCAAACATTCTGTTGGACGAGAATTTTGTGGCAAAGATTTCCGATTTCGGACTGTCCAAACTTGAAAGGTTAACCCAATCGAAGAGCTATGTTAGCACAAAAGTTAAAGGCACTCCTGGATTTTGTGATCCAGACTATATTGCAACTCATAGATTGACGAGAAAGAGTGATGTATATGCCTTTGGGGTTGTCTTGTTGGTAGTTTTGGCAGGGAGGCCTGCAGTGGACAATGGAACTCCAGAAGAACAGCACAATCTTGTATCATATTTCCGTGAATGTATTGCAGAAGAAAACGTGGATAGAATTGTTGATCCTAGTCTACAGGGGAAGTTCTCATtaaacagtttaaaagaatttgTGAAATCTATTGAAAACTGCTTGCACCACCagcccaagaaaagacccaCAATGGCTCAAGTGGTGGCGAGTCTCGAGCAGGCGTTGCAGCAGCAGGAGAGCACTATGATTTCTGCGTCAAGTGCCAGGGTAGTTGGCCAGCCTTTCCGGGAAGGAACTCTCGAGTCACTGCAAGTACTTGAGGAGAGTGCCAAATCTCCACAGACGGAAGGAATCACAAGTACATCAGCCGAACTTCTTGGCTCACCGACTAGAGGACAAGGCTATCCTCCAGCCCGAAAATTGTTATGGGGCTGGCCATGGAAAGCAGTGCTTAATAGATCTAAGCCTATGAACAGAGAAG GTAAAAAGCAAAAGGGTAAAATGTCATCATCACTAGCTGAAGTTCTGCCGCTTTACAGTTACAAGGCACTGGCTAATGCAACAGATCATTTTCATTCAGGGAATATGATAGGCGAAGGTGGTTATTGCCAAGTCTACAAG GGAATTCTATCAAATGGTCAGGAGATTGCAGTGAAAAGGATTTTCAGTCTAACAATATTTGGAGTGTTTAAGAATGAAGTTGCAGTTGCTTCGAAACTGCAACATCCAAATATTGTTAGACTGCTCGGATGCTGTGCtgaaagagaggaagaaaaaatgCTAGTTTATGAGTACATGCCAAAGAAAAGCCTGGAGGCCCATTTATTTG ATTCAAAAGAACTTGATTGGAGTAGACGTGCAATCATCGTCCAAGGGATTGGCAGAGCCCTCCTTTACCTTCACCGGGGGGATTCAAGACAAAGGATAATTCATAGAGATCTGAAAGCAAGTCACGTCCTCTTAGACAACGGGCTGAAtccaaaaatatcaaatttcagCCTAGCTAAAATTCTAGGTGGCGACCAAGACGAGCATGAGACCGACAGGATTGGAGGGACATA TGGATATATGGCCCCAGAATGTTTCATACAGAGAAAAGTTTCTGAAAAGACAGATATCTACAGCTATGGAGTCTTGTTACTGGAGATTGTAAGTGGAAAGAAAAATTGGCAGCTTGTTGGCGAGGACCGGCATGACTTAATAGTATAT GCCTGGAAGCTGTGGAATGAAAATAAACCAATGAATTTGGTTGATCCACCATTGCTTGTTCCCCCCACTGAAACGGAGATATTGAGATATGTACATGTTGGTTTATTGTGTGTGCAAGACTCTCCAGAAGATAGGCCGAATGTCTCTACTGTTCTTTCAATGCTTAACGATGAAATTGCAGAGCTTCCTCGGCCTAAGGTTCCGTCTCATATTACAGCACGGGGTCTATCAAGAAGCTCATCTCTCCAGAGCACTATTATCATACCGAGTTCTGATAATGATTTCAGTTTAATAAACATCGAAGGAACATAG
- the LOC113723832 gene encoding uncharacterized protein — protein MLVPPRREQDWTFSTETGHLQLLLSFPYLSRLILISNNDINNPSHPTSYKAPPLSATAENPPTTTIEEKLLPLLMALTPKSAFDESNGSLEIPFLSYEDEVISSLVLEICVGPCVGEMLIENVVLELESNKNNKGREFRRRLRFKRMPNLIQTQVRIHPISELGVAGDELEGVEFTVDNGVLAQPYLNPMMAGFDVVGVEEDEVVLSVAKKYFGLRHSESVHLCVGDGMELIQRLALKGQVDVDTREIICQRGVLIINVIPASKSFYERVVTEFQEVFEELYEIDVGNGENMVLAASRLSKIRTASSDFENSFHQKLEASIQGSYMNSVRKI, from the exons ATGTTAGTCCCACCCAGACGCGAACAAGACTGGACGTTCTCCACCGAAACTGGTCACCTCCAGCTCCTCCTCTCCTTTCCCTATCTTTCCCGCCTCATTTTAATCTCCAACAATGATATTAATAATCCCTCCCACCCCACCTCCTATAAAGCTCCACCCTTGTCCGCAACCGCCGAAAACCCACCAACAACAACAATTGAAGAAAAACTATTGCCACTGCTAATGGCTTTGACGCCCAAATCGGCCTTTGACGAGAGCAATGGCTCTCTAGAAATACCCTTCTTGAGTTACGAAGATGAGGTGATAAGTAGTCTAGTGTTAGAAATTTGTGTTGGGCCTTGTGTTGGTGAAATGCTAATAGAAAATGTTGTGCTGGAATTGGAAAGTAACAAAAATAACAAGGGTAGGGAGTTTAGGAGAAGGTTGAGGTTTAAGAGGATGCCGAATTTAATTCAAACCCAGGTCAGGATTCATCCGATCAGTGAATTGGGTGTCGCGGGTGATGAATTGGAGGGGGTTGAGTTTACGGTGGATAATGGAGTGTTGGCCCAACCTTATCTGAATCCAATGATGGCAG GTTTTGACGTTGTGGGTGTGGAGGAAGATGAGGTTGTTTTAAGCGTCGCGAAGAAGTATTTTGGGTTGAGACATAGTGAATCGGTTCATTTATGCGTTGGTGATGGAATGGAATTGATTCAGAGGCTTGCATTAAAAGGACAGGTTGATGTTGATA CTAGAGAAATTATCTGTCAGCGTGGTGTTCTCATTATTAATGTGATTCCTGCCAGCAAGTCATTCTATGAGAGGGTGGTTACAGAGTTTCAGGAGGTTTTTGAGGAATTATATGAAATTGACGTTGGAAATGGGGAGAATATGGTTCTTGCTGCCTCGCGGTTGTCGAAAATTAGGACAGCTTCTAGTGATTTTGAGAACTCTTTCCACCAGAAGCTAGAAGCGAGTATCCAGGGATCTTATATGAATTCTGTCAGGAAAATCTAA